The DNA window GAGCATCGCGGTCCTCGAAATTCACGAACACTCCGTACCGGCCGTCGGTCGTCGAGAGCGGAGACAACAGAGGCCCCAGCGCGGGGGACGAGACGCGCTCCGCCGCCACGAGGCGAAGGCGCGGCGCGAGTCGATCGCGAACCTCCGACGAGAGCGATTGGGCATAGACCTCCCCGCCGCCCAGCAGGAGCAGCAAGACGATCAGACCGACAAGTCGTCGTGTCGTAGCACGTTGCTCCATGCAGGCGGGCGGTTATCCAGGAAGTCAAACCCGATGGGACGTCTACAGAAGTACACTTCTGTCTTATTTTAGCACTTATTCTGTCTTTACGAGATTGCCCCCAGACAGGTTCGAGCCGGATGGAAATTGATGGTACCGAAAGAATCGCATCTGTGGTGCCAGCAAAACGATCCCAATTCCCCACGAACCCGGATCATCCCCCCGCCCCCATCATATCCACGACCGCAGTCCCTCTCTGGGATTGCACGCCGGTCTGACGCGACCGCTCTCTACGCCTACGCTTCCGCGCCTTCCCCCACGCCCATGTCTGAGACCCTGCCCGAAACGCCCGACGTCGACCGCGAACTCGCGATTGACCACGGCCTTACCGACCGCGAGTACGACGAAATCTGCGACCGCCTGGGCCGCACGCCCACCTTCACCGAGCTCGGGATCTACTCGGTGATGTGGAGCGAGCACTGCAGCTACAAAAACTCGACGGCCCTCCTCAAGACGCTCCCGAACGAGGGCGAATACCTGCTGGCAGAAGTCGGCGAAGAGAACGCGGGCCTCGTGGACGTGGGCGACGGCATGGCGGTGGCCTTCAAGATCGAATCGCACAACCACCCTTCGGCCGTGGAGCCGTACGAGGGCGCGGCCACCGGCGTCGGCGGCATTCACCGGGACATCTTTACGATGGGCGCCCGTCCGATCTGCGCACTCGACTCCCTCCGCTTCGGCTCGCTGGAAAAGTCGCGCGTGCGCTACCTGTTCGACGGCGTGGTGCGCGGCATCGGGGACTACGGCAACTCGTTCGGCGTGCCCACCGTGGCGGGCGAGGTCGTGTTTGACGACGCCTACGAGGGCAACCCCCTCGTCAACGCGATGAGCGTGGGCACCGTGCGCCACGACCGCACGGCCAGCGCCGCCGCCGACACGCCCGGCCTGCCCGTCTACGTCGTCGGTGCCTCGACCGGGCGCGACGGCATCCACGGCGCCACCTTTGCCTCCGCCGAAATCGACGAGGACAGCGAAGAAGACCGCCCCAGCGTACAGGTGGGCGACCCGTTCACCGAGAAGCAGCTGCTGGAAGCCACGCTGGAGGCCATCCGCGAGGGCGCGGTGGAGGCGATCCAGGACATGGGCGCCGCGGGCATCACGAGCTCGGCCTTCGAGATGAGCGCGTCCGGCGGCACGGGGATGGAGCTCCACCTCGACCGCGTGCCCACCCGCGAGACCGGCATGACGCCCTACGAGATTATGCTCTCGGAGAGCCAGGAGCGCATGCTGGTGGTCTGCCGCCCGGAGGACGAGGAGGCGCTCATGGCGATCTACGACAAGTGGGATCTGAACGCCCAGCAAATCGGGGAGGTCACGAACGACGGCCGCGTCCGCGCCCTCTGGCACGGCGAGGAAGTGGCCGACATGGACCCGGCACACGTGGCCGGCGACGACGTGCCCGTCTATGAGCGCGACAAGAAACGCCCCTCCTACCTGGACGAGGTACACGCCTTTACGCCGGAGGACGAGGGCATCGACGACGTGACGCCCGATACGTCGGTCGACATGCTCACGGAGCTCTTGTCCTCTCCCACCATCGCCTCGAAGGCGTGGGTCCACGAGCAGTACGACACCGAGGTGCGCACGAACACGGTGGTCGGCCCCGGTCCCAGCGACGCCGCGGTGGTGCGCGTGAAAGAGACCGGTAAGGGCCTCGCGGTGAAGACGGACTGCAACGGCCGCTACGTCTACCTCAACCCGCGGAAGGGCGCGCAGATCGCCGTGGCGGAGGCCGCTAGGAACGTGACCTGCGCCGGGGGCGAGCCCGTCGCCATCACCAACTGCTGCAACTTCGGCAACCCGCACAACCCCGAAATGTACTGGCAGTTTGCCGAAGCCATCGGCGGCATGGGCGACGCCTGCCGCGCCCTCGGTACGCCCGTCACCGGCGGCAACGTGTCCCTCTACAACGAGCACCCCGAGGGTGCCATCTTCCCCACCCCCACCATCGGCATGCTCGGCGTGGTGGACGACCTGGAAACGCAGCCCACGACCGCCGACCTCAAGCAGGACGGTGACGTGCTCTTCCTGCTGTCGCCCGCCGACTGGCTCCATTCCGAGAGTATCGGTGGATCGGAGTACCTGTCATACGTCCACGACCGCACGACGGGCGACGCTCCGCACCTCGACCTCGACGAGGAAGTCGCCGTACAGGCGGCCACGCGTGCCCTCATCAAACGCGGCATTGTCCAACACGCGCACGACATTTCGGACGGCGGCCTGGCCACGTGCCTCGCCGAGTCGGCCATTCACTCCGACAATCTCGGACTTGAGGTCGACCTGCCCGACACGGACGCCCGTCTCGACAGTGTGCTCTTCGGAGAGGCCCAGTCCCGTGTCGTGCTCTCAGTCCAACCGGACGACGTGGAGCACCTCGAAACGACTCTGGCCGATCACGACACCGTGCGGGCGCACCGCCTCGGCCGGGTTACGGCGGCGGACAGTGTGCGGATTTCCGTCGGAGACACATCGGTCCTCACCACCGACCATGCCACGTTGGCCGAGCCGTACACGACAGCCATCCCGAATGCCGTGGCCTAACCATGTGGAGAGACCCGGCGCCGGGCGGTACGAGACTGGGCTCCTGCGATGGGACTATGGCGGAATCTGTCTCTTACGGCATGATACCGTTTGTGAACGTTCATTCCGTCGTCGAACCGGACACGACCCGGAGGTCACAACCTGGATTCCCCACTTTATTCAACCATAACCCTGAGGCCTGACCTTCTTTTGCGTTTGTGACTAAACGAAAAAATTATTACACCGAAAGCGCTTTTCTGGAGATAATACTTTGACAATACGGGCGCTTCGCGCTAACGTAGGAGGCGTATTTGACGGCAGGCTCCGATCCAGAAGTTCCTCCCCCGGAATCACACAGAGGAGCAACGCCCGGGATCCCGGAGCATGCCCCCGAATTGCCTCCCTCACCCGGAGGCGATCGACGGACCGTCCGGTGCCACGACTGTTGTGCTGACGCTGTTCAGCGAAACGGGCGTGCGCAACGGGATTGTGTACAAGCTCGCGATCGTTGCCAATCTCCTCCTACGCCTATGCTTTTCTCCCGCTGTGCCGTTGCCGTCGGCCTTCTGTTATTCTTCCCTCTCATCGCCAGTGCACAATCGACTGGCGTGGTGCAAGGCACCGTGACCGATGGGCAAGAACGCCCTCTCCCCGGTGCCAACGTGGCTGTTCAACGACTCCAGAGGGGAGCAGCAACGCAGGCCGACGGCTCTTATCGCATCGATGGACTCGCACCCGGTGAGTATACCCTCCGGGTCTCCCTCGTGGGCTTCGCCGCCAAGACCGCCACTGTAACCGTAGAGGCCGGAGAGACGACCACCCTGAATTTTACGATGAGCAGTGACCCGATGAACCTTGACGAGGTCGTCGTCACGGGACAGGGCAGCGAGGTCTCTCGCCGGGCGATTGGAACCAACATGGATGTTATCAGCGCCGAGGACCTGCAGGAGACGCCGACCACCTCGATCGACCAGTTGCTGCAAGGACGGGTCTCCGGATCTACGATTCGAGCCCAGTCGGCCCAACCCGGACAGGGGGCTCTCATGAATTTCCGGGGCATCACGAGCGTCTTCTCCAACCAGACCCCCGTGATCTACGTCGACGGCGTTCGGGTTGACAACTCGTCGAACACGAGCTTCTCCTACGGCGGCGAGACGACCTCCGCGCTCAGCGAAATCCTGACGAACGACATTGAGCGCATCGAGGTCACGAAGGGTGGGGCCGCCAGTACGCTCTACGGCTCCGACGCCGCCAACGGGGTCATTCAGATCTTTACGGCCGACGGGGAGCCGGGCGAAACGAACGTGACGTTCCGAACAAAGCAGGGCGTCGACTTTCCGGTGTCCCGATTCTTCATGGACACCGGCTTCTCATTTCCGGAGCGGACGGCCCCGGACGCTGACACCCCCGACGCCGGGCGCGCCAACTTCATCGAGAACGAGTACTTGCAGAACGGATACAGCCAGGATTACTATCTCGGCGTGTCGGGCGGAGCGGAAAACATTACGTACAACATGAGTGGACGGCTCCAGACCGGAGAGGGGGTCCAGCCGAACAACGGAAATACGCTGTACGCACTTCGGGGAAACCTCTCGACGGAGTTCACGGAGAACGTGAGCGTCCAGTTCAGCGGGTCCTACACCCGCTCCAACTTCGCTCGGGTCTCGAACGGAACGGCCATTGGGGACCCGCTCACGATGCTCGAAGTGGGAGACGCCCTTCGCTTCACCGGGACCAATAGCCTGCAGGAAGCCCTCCGTGTCGCCACCCTTCCGGAGATTAAGGAGGGGGTGGATCGCTATCGGCTCTCGGGAAAGACCAACTACAAGCCCAGTGAGCTCTTCACGACCAGTCTGACGATCGGCATCGACGGACGGGTCAACGAGCAACGGGCCCTGTTTCCCCGGGGCGCCGACTTCCTGACCGGAAACACCAACGGCGGGCTCACCCGCTTCAATCGGGACTTTCGGTCTCTCACGATCGACTACCGGGGCACCATCAGTTATCCCCGAGAAGGCCCCATCACCTCGGACTTCACGTTCGGGGCACAGGGGTTCCGAGACGAAGAGAGCCGGGTCTGGGTAGAGGCCGAGGGCTTCGCACTGCCCGGAACGGAAGACGTCGGCGAAGCGGCCACCAAAA is part of the Salinibacter sp. 10B genome and encodes:
- the purL gene encoding phosphoribosylformylglycinamidine synthase subunit PurL, whose product is MSETLPETPDVDRELAIDHGLTDREYDEICDRLGRTPTFTELGIYSVMWSEHCSYKNSTALLKTLPNEGEYLLAEVGEENAGLVDVGDGMAVAFKIESHNHPSAVEPYEGAATGVGGIHRDIFTMGARPICALDSLRFGSLEKSRVRYLFDGVVRGIGDYGNSFGVPTVAGEVVFDDAYEGNPLVNAMSVGTVRHDRTASAAADTPGLPVYVVGASTGRDGIHGATFASAEIDEDSEEDRPSVQVGDPFTEKQLLEATLEAIREGAVEAIQDMGAAGITSSAFEMSASGGTGMELHLDRVPTRETGMTPYEIMLSESQERMLVVCRPEDEEALMAIYDKWDLNAQQIGEVTNDGRVRALWHGEEVADMDPAHVAGDDVPVYERDKKRPSYLDEVHAFTPEDEGIDDVTPDTSVDMLTELLSSPTIASKAWVHEQYDTEVRTNTVVGPGPSDAAVVRVKETGKGLAVKTDCNGRYVYLNPRKGAQIAVAEAARNVTCAGGEPVAITNCCNFGNPHNPEMYWQFAEAIGGMGDACRALGTPVTGGNVSLYNEHPEGAIFPTPTIGMLGVVDDLETQPTTADLKQDGDVLFLLSPADWLHSESIGGSEYLSYVHDRTTGDAPHLDLDEEVAVQAATRALIKRGIVQHAHDISDGGLATCLAESAIHSDNLGLEVDLPDTDARLDSVLFGEAQSRVVLSVQPDDVEHLETTLADHDTVRAHRLGRVTAADSVRISVGDTSVLTTDHATLAEPYTTAIPNAVA
- a CDS encoding SusC/RagA family TonB-linked outer membrane protein, which encodes MLFSRCAVAVGLLLFFPLIASAQSTGVVQGTVTDGQERPLPGANVAVQRLQRGAATQADGSYRIDGLAPGEYTLRVSLVGFAAKTATVTVEAGETTTLNFTMSSDPMNLDEVVVTGQGSEVSRRAIGTNMDVISAEDLQETPTTSIDQLLQGRVSGSTIRAQSAQPGQGALMNFRGITSVFSNQTPVIYVDGVRVDNSSNTSFSYGGETTSALSEILTNDIERIEVTKGGAASTLYGSDAANGVIQIFTADGEPGETNVTFRTKQGVDFPVSRFFMDTGFSFPERTAPDADTPDAGRANFIENEYLQNGYSQDYYLGVSGGAENITYNMSGRLQTGEGVQPNNGNTLYALRGNLSTEFTENVSVQFSGSYTRSNFARVSNGTAIGDPLTMLEVGDALRFTGTNSLQEALRVATLPEIKEGVDRYRLSGKTNYKPSELFTTSLTIGIDGRVNEQRALFPRGADFLTGNTNGGLTRFNRDFRSLTIDYRGTISYPREGPITSDFTFGAQGFRDEESRVWVEAEGFALPGTEDVGEAATKTSDELREQVFNGGFFFKEQLAYEDRLFFNPGIRFDGNSAFGEDVGLQAYPSLSLSYILTDEPFWTGTLETVLSQLKLRAAWGQTGNFPEPFTKDVTFQAVSFRGTSAPRFDNPGNENLGPERTSTLEGGFESSFFNGRFGVDFTVYRSRTTDALFEVPEQPATGQGLQFRNVGEIRNIGTELSADVSILEMENLFWQIGGNWSWNRNEMVDLGGTAPFTLGGSDNFAQQRVTEGRPIGAWRATTPYDSNDDGRLDASEFRFTGETPFPTHTGAFTTSLTFQNIRLFALADWSLGSQVLDWGSRWAGFNGLERVPRPQKYDANGDLVTGPNGDPVDFSVTEAGSTVLLDGDYLKIREVTLSYNLPSQFLSGIGLAQGSVYVTGRNIWEFTRQEFVDPELAGLTDTGSVALGGSQSVTLSSPRQLRVGVEITL